DNA sequence from the Vicia villosa cultivar HV-30 ecotype Madison, WI linkage group LG3, Vvil1.0, whole genome shotgun sequence genome:
ACCTATGATATATATTGAGAAGATGCCAATGAAAAAGTACAGACTCAATTCAACATTCAAATCAAggcttctctttcttttctcttgAGCAAAAAATGGCAGCTTCTTCTCCTTTGAACACAAGATCCAATTTCCATGCTCGCTCAATCAGCTTGCCATCTAGACCACACCCCTTATTTCTTAAATGCAGTGAACATTTGGAGACCTTATTAAAGTCTTCTAATGAAACCTTCTCCTCATCGTTACTTTTCCATAAGATCGATGGCTTGCGAGATTTGATTGAGTGTGTTGAAAATTTGATTCAGCTTCCACTCACACAAGATGCACTTGTTCATGATCATCAAGAAAATTGGGTAAACAACCTTTTGGATGGATCCTTAAGGCTCTTAGATGCGTGTAGTGCAGCTAAAGATTCTCTAATTCATACAAAAGAATACACAAGAGAACTTCAATCCATCATAAGAAGAAGAGGAGACGGAGCGGACGTCACTGCAGAGGCTAAGAAATTCATGACATCTAGAAAAGTTGTGAAAAAGGCCATCTCCAAAGCCTTGACAAATTTGAAGGGAAATACCAAAAGTTGCAACAGGTTATCAACAAACAAAGACCATCAAACATTGGCTTTGATTAAATTATTACAAGATGTTGAAGTAGCTACACTAACTACATTCCAGACAACACTGCAATTTATCTCAGGGACCACACCGTCAAAATCCAACAGTTGGGGCTCCATTTCCAAGCTTATACAGCCTAAAAGAGTTGCTTGCTCTCTAGTTGCAGATGAGAGTGAATTTGCCCAAGTGGATGTAGCATTGCAGTGTTTCCTATTTACCGAGACTGGAAAACTTGAAGCTATCAATGATCTACAAAACCATTTGGAGAAAATAGAATGTTGCAGTCAGGACCTTGAAGAAGGACTTGAGTTTCTGTTTAGGCGTCTCATTAAAATCCGAGTCTCACTTCTTAATACCCTCAATCATTAGTTGAATGTATACAAGGATCAAAATTTTGTAGTGATATAAATACACTTGTACATGAAAATTATATGTGAAAATGAATAGCAATAATAAAGCGATACTTTTTATTAATTTCCTATTGCAACATCTTCGGAAACCTGATGATTATTTACTAACTTGTACAGAAATTAAATCAAGACAATAGCTTTAGGATTTATCATGCGTTTCCGAAGAATAGGGATCTTGGCTTGTTCAAGACCTAACTCTCTTTACTTAGATCCTCTCTACAATTTCTGAAGTTACTCTACACTCAAGTATTATCTTGCATACATACttttagacaaaattcataaGCGTTTTCAGGCGTTGATGAAAGCTTGGATTCATCAGTTGAGGTAAGAACTCAAAATTACGAAGAAGGCAGATCATTCAATCTCAAAGTATGTTTTAAGAATTAGAGCTATAGTTGATTTACTTCTTGCTATTGGAGATCCTATTTATAAAAGAGATCAGGTTCATGCAATTCTACAAGGCTTACCCGAAGAATGCAACTCATTCATCATGATAATCTATGGTGAAGTTGATCCTTTGGATCTTTATGACATTGAACCTCTTCTCTATGTTCAAAAAGCACAGCTTGACAAGTATCGACAAGAGTTAGTTGTCATGAATGCCACTGCAAATTTGGCTCACACACTAAGTGAAAACTCAGGAAGTCATGGTGGTTATCAACAATTTTCTGGTAGAGGACGTCAATTTTATGGTTATGGACGTGATAAGTCCAATCTTTGCACTTGTAATTTCCAACTTGTCAGCTCTACAACAAGTATGGTCACTCAGCCATGGGATGTTGGCACAGGTTTGATAAATCCTTCGAGCCAACTCAAGTAAAGTAGCAATCAAACTCTTTTGGTGGTCCAGGTCACATTTAAGGCAATGCTAGTCAAAAAGCaaggaaataataataataatgataataataaagaaCAAAGCTGATGAAAAAAACAACAAGTAATCAAGGAAATGAAATTTAAAGGACTGTTGATGAGATTCAAAGAAGTGGTCTTGATGCGTCAATTATTGTAAATGATGCGTGAAATTAGTAAATGTTTCGCACGTGAGCTTACGGTGCCACGGTGCCCTCCTCTTAATGCAATTTACGGATGACTTGTATACATGACTACCGAATGCTAAATGAATATTCAAACCTCACTTCTCTTCAGCATCAATTATGTGCATAGGCAAATGAACTATCTGGATGGCGATGTAACGTCTTCTCCTTTTGTGGGTCTGGAACATTAGACTCATTGTTGGTCCCCATTTCCCCAAACTCTCTAACACTGGCTACTGTCCATAGCACACGTTATTCTATTCATAAACATATTAGTCATTTCAATCTCTGATCGCTCCCACCAAATTTTTTGTGTTTACCTGCATTCACATATTCTTTGTACATTTGTTCCATCAACCATTGGTTAGTTTACCAGTTTGAAGTTAAGATTAAGAATGTATCTTTACATGAGAATCTTTATGAAACTATATATATACATTGACATATTCCTCTTGGTTTTGGGTTCGACAACAACTTGAAAAAAGTTGAGAAGCCAAACTCTGGTTCTAATTTATGGTGAACTCCATTATCGATATCTTCAATGCACGACTCTAACTTGTGCATAAGAATTTGAAATTCTGAATAGAAGAAGCCTTGGAACTGATGAGAAACTACAACCCTGCATTAACCTTTATGAAGTAATTTGTTTCTGATTGTTGTGAATTACACTATATTCTTTTAAGACGCACCAACTTTGAAATTGCTAAGCACTGAAAAAAGTCTCATTGTGTTGGTTTTTTGAAGAAACTTTGAACTTACTTTTCATTGCTTTCAAATTTCCAAGAGCAGTTGCAATTGCTTTCCTCATTTTTCTTCTTATATGCCAAGTATTTATCACCCTAAACTGTAGTTCCACTTTCCACATCTCTCTTCCTAAGAATAACTGACTGAAGTTCATGCAAAATATTTGTTGATTGCACCGTACAATCTTGACTGTATTATAAATCTCCAAGAGTCTCGTAGATTCATCTAATGGTTCATCAACCTGTTTCTCATGGCAATGCTTGTTGGGCGACTGTCAATTGGAGCAGCTTATCATTGCTTTCTTGCAAATCCTACAGGCCATTCAGTGTTTAAgttattgaagatgatgatgaagaagctgTTGGTACGACCATGCAGAGAGATTTGGGGTTTGTTTCTACCACAAATAGCTATAGTGGATGAAATAAGAGTTATGGTTCTATTAGCTTACTTATTCTTTAGATATAGCAAATAGCTAGAGGAGACAAGTTCTACTGCAGCAGTGTTTGCTCAATGCTGCTTCCCAACTCACCCTCCAATATTAAACTTAGGAATCATATGAATATAGCATCTTCCGTAAGATATATAATATAAAACTCAAATTGTGAACTCCAAGAAGGGGCATGCATGTGATGGAAGTGCATGAACATGGATAGCAGATCATGTGTCTGTATAAGGAGGAGCATttctatttataaattatttgttaaGATCTGTTTTGATCAATTACATGTTCATGAGTTGATCAAGGATTTCAACAGGTGTTAATATATGGATGGTGtgattcatgttcctccaactcagACATCCCTGATAATACTGCAGTTGTTGCTTTAGCATCACAGCACTTAACACACATGAAAATAGTTATGTTTATAATTAAAACACATCTTAGGTGAAGCATTTGCATTGAAAATGTTATAATCATGCAAATAAGACAGAGTATGAGTTGGAGAGATTCCTTGGAGGAGACACAGCTCTAACATTTATCAAATAATGTCTCAATCCAAATCTGGATTAGTTGGCCTCATTGATATGTGATTAAGATGAGATTCCTTATGTCGCCTAACAACTTTGATATAAATTGAGAAGATGCCAATGGAAAAATACAGATCCATAACTCaactcaacattcaaacaaaggcttctctttttcttctctttagcagaaaaataaaaatggCAGTAATTCCTATAAATACAAAATCCAATTTCCATGGCCGCTCAATCAGCTTGCCATCTAGACCACACCCCCTCGTTCTTAAATGCAGTCAACATTTGGAAACCTTACTAAGCTCTTCCAATGAAACCTCTTCCTCATCGTCACTTTTCCATAAGATTGATGGCTTGCGAGATTTGATCGAGTGTGTTGAAAATTTGATTCAGCTTCCACTAACACAAGATGCACTTGTTCATGATCAGCATCAAGAAAATTGGGTTAATAACCTCTTGGATGGATCCTTAAGGCTATTAGATGTGTGTAGTTCAGCCAAAGATGCTGTAATTCATACAAAAGAATGCACAAGGGAACTTCAATCCATCATAAGACGAAGAGGAGGCGGAACGGAGGTCACTGCAGAGGCTAAGAAATTTTTGACATCTAGAAAGATTGTGAAAAAGGCCATCTCCAAAGCCTTGACAAATTTGAAAGGAAATACCAAAAATTGCAACATGTTATCTACAAACAAAGACCATCAAACATTGTCTTTGATTAAATTATTACAAGATATTGAAGTAGCTACACTTTCTACATTTCAAACAATACTGCAATTTATCTCAGGGACTACACAATCAAAGTCAAACAGCTGGGGTTCCATTTCCAAGCTAATTCAGCCCAAAAGAGTTGCTTGCTCACAATTGACAGATGAAAGTGAATTTGCTCAAGTGGATGTAGCATTGCAGTCTTTCATATTTACCAAGACGAGTAAAGTTGAAGGCATCAATGATCTGCAAAACCACTTGGAGAAAACCGAGTCATGCATTCAAGACCTTGAAGAAGGACTCGAGTTTCTGTTTAGACGTCTTATCAAAATCAGAGTGTCATTTCTTAATATCCTTAATAATTAATAGAGTTTTTATGGGAATCAAAATTTTGTAGTGATATAGATACACTTGTACATGGAAATTATATATGTAAATGTATAACAATAATAAAGCGATACTTTTTCTAAATTTCGTGTTCCAGTATCCTCTTAAACCCGATGATTATTTACTAACTTGTAGATATATCAAATCATGACAATAGCTTTAtgattttctttattttgaaCTTGTATTAATTGATGCTATTTGgttttgttaattaaaattagttgaaC
Encoded proteins:
- the LOC131654952 gene encoding uncharacterized protein LOC131654952, with amino-acid sequence MPMEKYRSITQLNIQTKASLFLLFSRKIKMAVIPINTKSNFHGRSISLPSRPHPLVLKCSQHLETLLSSSNETSSSSSLFHKIDGLRDLIECVENLIQLPLTQDALVHDQHQENWVNNLLDGSLRLLDVCSSAKDAVIHTKECTRELQSIIRRRGGGTEVTAEAKKFLTSRKIVKKAISKALTNLKGNTKNCNMLSTNKDHQTLSLIKLLQDIEVATLSTFQTILQFISGTTQSKSNSWGSISKLIQPKRVACSQLTDESEFAQVDVALQSFIFTKTSKVEGINDLQNHLEKTESCIQDLEEGLEFLFRRLIKIRVSFLNILNN
- the LOC131654951 gene encoding uncharacterized protein LOC131654951 encodes the protein MAASSPLNTRSNFHARSISLPSRPHPLFLKCSEHLETLLKSSNETFSSSLLFHKIDGLRDLIECVENLIQLPLTQDALVHDHQENWVNNLLDGSLRLLDACSAAKDSLIHTKEYTRELQSIIRRRGDGADVTAEAKKFMTSRKVVKKAISKALTNLKGNTKSCNRLSTNKDHQTLALIKLLQDVEVATLTTFQTTLQFISGTTPSKSNSWGSISKLIQPKRVACSLVADESEFAQVDVALQCFLFTETGKLEAINDLQNHLEKIECCSQDLEEGLEFLFRRLIKIRVSLLNTLNH